One part of the Amphiura filiformis chromosome 5, Afil_fr2py, whole genome shotgun sequence genome encodes these proteins:
- the LOC140152137 gene encoding rho GTPase-activating protein 26-like, whose product MGAFTKTGGITENVESLQRNLQQKLIRNVYTFSFIILLGVCYFQKKKPGRLRSVFSLIAHLVCCCFKVDDEEEDVYPGNDIEKKIKDEDNVALLEKCVGEVEKNGINTVGIYRVSGLQVKVDKLIQDREIPQLVSQHVLASSVKKILKSLPAIINAVTQEKIVRFYQENEKFDMDFAQELIGGLNNQYILQVIIVHLSKITQNNLVNKMNPENLATCLVQSLAPTEDISLENIAIVIPSLLNFITFLIINAPTLYNLTPVLTSPRPVILKRPFTYPPNFP is encoded by the exons atgggagcgttcactaaaacaggaggaattactgaaaatgtAGAATCATTGCAAAG aaatttacaacaaaaattaatACGAAATGTTTACACCTTTTCTTTCATTATCTTACTTGGGGTTTGCTATTTCCAGAAGAAGAAGCCAGGTAGATTGAG GAGCGTTTTCTCTTTGATTGCACATTTGGTGTGCTGTTGTTTCAAagttgatgatgaagaagaagacgtGTATCCTGGCAATGATATTGAAAAGAAAATCAAG GATGAAGACAATGTAGCTCTTCTAGAGAAATGTGTTGGTGAAGTTGAAAAGAATG GTATCAACACAGTTGGAATATATCGGGTATCAGGGCTACAAGTTAAAGTGGACAAATTAATTCAAG acAGAGAAATTCCACAACTAGTATCACAACACGTTCTTGCTAGCTCTGTCAAGAAAATCTTAAAGAGTTTGCCGGCCATAATAAATGCTGTAACTCAAGAGAAGATTGTGAGATTTTACCAAG AAAACGAAAAGTTCGACATGGACTTTGCCCAGGAACTCATTGGAGGTCTAAATAACCAATATATACTTCAAGTCATCATAGTTCACCTGTCGAA aatCACTCAGAACAACCTCGTCAATAAGATgaacc CAGAAAATCTCGCTACTTGTTTAGTTCAATCACTGGCCCCTACAGAAGACATATCACTAGAGAATATAGCCATTGTCATACCCAGTTTATTAaatttcataacatttttgattattaaTGCACCCACCCTTTATAATTTAACCCCAGTCTTAACCAGCCCAAGGCCAGTGATTTTGAAACGCCCCTTCACATATCCTCCCAATTTCCCTTAG
- the LOC140152969 gene encoding LOW QUALITY PROTEIN: DNA replication licensing factor mcm5-A-like (The sequence of the model RefSeq protein was modified relative to this genomic sequence to represent the inferred CDS: deleted 2 bases in 1 codon), with translation MAGFDDQGIFFSDNFGSEDQGDDGRINRTAVQRRFKDFLRKFHDANFSYKYRDELKRHYNLGQYWLEISIDDLASFDEDLADKLQKHPTEHLPMFEAATTEMADEVTRPRPEGEETVQDIQIMLKSDANPVAIRNLTSDQVSKMVKIPGIVIAATGIKAKATKITIQCRTCRNFVPNLEVKPGLEGYTMPRVCNTEAAGRPKCPVDPFFIVPDKCKCVDFQTLKLQEAPEAVPNGEMPRHVQLYCDRYLCEKVVPGNRVTVMGIYSIKKAGPVSKRSRSTKVSVGIRQPYIRVIGFEVDTEGPGRSTGAPVTPAEEEEFRRMAANPNIYEVLGRSIAPSIYGSADMKKAIACVLFGGSRKRLPDGLTRRGDINVLMLGDPGTAKSQLLKFVEKCSPIGVYTSGKGSSAAGLTASVHRDPATRNFVMEGGAMVLADGGVVCIDEFDKMREDDRVAIHEAMEQQTISIAKAGITTTLNSRASVLAAANSVFGRWDDTKGDENIDFMPTILSRFDMIFVVKDEHNENRDMILAKHVMNVHMNAQQVTDQATADLDINTLKKYVGYVRNKCGPRINDAAADKLKNRYVLMRSGAKQHERDTDKRTSIPITVRQLEAIVRISESLAKMEMKPFATDAHVDEALRLFQVSTLDAARTGNLAGVEGFTTQEDQEELNRIEKQLKRRFAIGSQVSEHCIVQDFLRQKYPERSIHKVIFLMMRRGEIQYRMQRKMLYRIK, from the exons ATGGCAGGTTTTGACGATCAAGGAATCTTTTTCTCAGATAACTTTGGATCTGAAGATCAGGGCGATGATGGACGTATCAATCGTACGGCTGTGCAACGTCGGTTTAAGGATTTTCTACGAAAATTCCATGACGCAAATTTCTCATACAAATACAG AGATGAACTCAAGCGTCATTACAACTTGGGACAGTACTGGTTGGAAATCAGTATTGATGATCTGGCAAGCTTTGATGAAGATTTGGCAGATAAGCTTCAAAAGCACCCAACTGAACACCTGCCAATG TTTGAAGCAGCAACTACAGAAATGGCAGATGAAGTGACCAGACCACGTCCAGAAGGAGAAGAGACTGTACAAGACATCCAAATCATGCTGAAATCAGATGCCAACCCTGTAGCTATCAGGAATCTCACA tctGATCAAGTTTCCAAGATGGTGAAGATTCCTGGCATTGTGATAGCAGCAACAGGTATCAAAGCCAAAGCCACAAAGATTACCATCCAGTGTAGAACTTGCCGTAATTTTGTACCCAATCTTGAGGTGAAACCAGGACTGGAAGGTTATACCATGCCTAGGGTGTGTAACAC ggaagcggcAGGCAGACCTAAGTGTCCAGTAGATCCATTCTTCATTGTCCCAGACAAATGTAAATGTGTAGATTTCCAGACATTGAAGCTACAAGAAGCACCTGAGGCTGTGCCTAATGGAGAAATGCCACGTCATGTACAGCTATATTGTGACAG ATACCTTTGTGAGAAGGTCGTTCCTGGAAATAGAGTGACAGTCATGGGTATATATTCTATCAAGAAAGCAGGGCCAGTCTCAAAG AGAAGTCGTAGTACCAAAGTATCAGTTGGTATACGTCAGCCCTACATCCGA GTGATTGGTTTTGAGGTAGACACAGAAGGACCAGGTCGCAGCACCGGTGCTCCTGTTACACCGGCTGAGGAAGAGGAGTTCCGTCGAATGGCTGCTAATCCTAACATATATGAAGTGTTAGGAAGGAGTATTGCGCCATCTATCTATGGCAGTGCTG ACATGAAGAAAGCCATAGCATGTGTACTGTTCGGTGGTTCTCGTAAGCGGCTACCAGATGGTCTGACAAGGAGAGGAGACATTAATGTCCTAATGTTGGGAGATCCTGGTACAGCCAAAAGTCAACTGCTCAAGTTTGTGGAAAAGTGCTCTCCTATTGGG GTTTACACTTCTGGTAAGGGTAGCAGTGCAGCTGGTTTGACTGCTTCAGTTCACAGAGATCCTGCTACT AGGAATTTTGTGATGGAAGGAGGGGCTATGGTCCTGGCTGATGGTGGCGTCGTTTGCATTGACGAGTTTGATAAGATGCGGGAAGACGATCGTGTAGCCATCCACGAGGCCATGGAACAACAGACCATTTCTATTGCCAAAGCTGGCATCACAACTACCTTGAACTCAAGAGCATCGGTACTGGCTGCAGCTAACTCTGTTTTCGGAAGATGGGATGATACAAAGGGGGATGAG aacATTGACTTCATGCCTACCATCCTGTCACGTTTTGACATGATATTCGTTGTGAAAGATGAGCATAATGAAAACAGGGACATG ATTTTAGCTAAACATGTTATGAATGTGCACATGAACGCGCAACAAGTAACCGATCAAGCGACGGCTGACCTGGACATCAATACCCTCAAGAAATATGTTGGCTATGTTAGGAA TAAATGCGGCCCTCGTATaaatgatgctgctgctgataagCTTAAGAATCGCTATGTGCTGATGAGAAGTGGAGCCAAGCAGCATGAACGAGACACAGACAAGAGAACAAGTATTCCTATAACAGTCAG ACAACTTGAAGCTATTGTGCGAATCTCAGAATCACTTGCTAAGATGGAGATGAAACCATTTGCAACAGACGCCCATGTAGATGAAGCGCTTAGACTCTTCCAAGTCTCAACACTAGATGCAGCCAGAACAGGCAACCTTGCTG GAGTGGAAGGTTTTACCACACAAGAAGATCAAGAAGAGTTGAATCGCATAGAGAAACAACTTAAGAGGCGCTTTGCCATCGGATCACAAGTATCTGAACATTGCATAGTACAAGATTTCTTACGACAG aAATATCCAGAGCGTTCCATTCACAAAGTAATCTTTCtgatgatgagacgaggagagATCCAATACAGAATGCAGCGCAAGATGCTCTACAGGATTAAGTGA